A region from the Xenopus laevis strain J_2021 chromosome 4S, Xenopus_laevis_v10.1, whole genome shotgun sequence genome encodes:
- the tmem184b.S gene encoding transmembrane protein 184B isoform X1, which yields MAVSNLGELSQQEASMDSRDPSATITGTVTTSGPNFSKALEEQPFTLEQPTFLMTTTAQAISGFFVWTALLITCHQIYMHLRSYSCPNEQRHIVRILFIVPIYAFDSWLSLLFFTNDQYYVYFDTVRDCYEAFVIYNFLSLCYEYLGGESNIMTEIRGKPIESSCMYGTCCLWGKTYSIGFLRFCKQATLQFCVVKPLMAAITVILQAFGKYRDGDFNVASGYLYVTIIYNISVSLALYALFLFYFATRELLNPYSPVLKFFMVKSVIFLSFWQGMLLAIMEKCGAIPKIDSAEVSVGEGTVAAGYQNFIICVEMFFAAIALRYAFTYKVYLDKRLDAQAVPTYGPYGRCAPMKSISSSLKETMNPHDIVQDAIHNFSPAYQQYTQQSTLEQGTSWRNGQIISRSQSVSGARDTEKTLLLSSDDEF from the exons ATGGCAGTGTCCAACTTGGGTGAACTATCACAACAGGAGGCAAGCATGGACTCCAGGGATCCATCTGCCACCATTACTGGCACAGTAACTACTTCCGGTCCAAACTTCTCAAAAGCCCTGGAGGAACAACCTTTCACCTTAGAACAACCCACGTTCCTTATGACAACTACTGCTCAAGCCATCTCAGGTTTCTTTGTCTGGACTGCCCTGCTTATCACCTGCCACCAG ATCTATATGCACCTGCGCTCTTACAGTTGTCCCAATGAACAGCGCCACATTGTGCGGATCCTCTTCATTGTCCCAATATATGCCTTTGACTCTTGGCTTAGCCTCCTCTTCTTCACTAATGATCAATACTATGTTTACTTTGACACAGTAAGGGATTGCTATGAAG CATTTGTCATCTACAACTTCCTGAGCCTTTGTTATGAATACCTTGGGGGTGAAAGCAACATCATGACAGAGATCCGCGGGAAGCCTATTGA gTCCAGCTGTATGTATGGTACGTGCTGCCTCTGGGGAAAGACTTATTCTATTGGCTTCCTGCGTTTCTGTAAACAG GCTACTCTGCAGTTCTGTGTAGTGAAACCACTAATGGCAGCTATAACCGTGATTCTGCAGGCCTTTGGGAAGTACAGGGATGGCGATTTTAA TGTGGCAAGTGGTTACCTCTATGTGACCATTATCTACAACATCTCCGTCAGTTTGGCACTCTATGCTCTCTTTCTCTTCTACTTCGCCACAAGGGAGCTGCTCAACCCATACAGCCCAGTTCTCAAGTTTTTTATGGTGAAATCCGTCATCTTTCTGTCCTTCTGGCAAG GAATGCTACTAGCCATAATGGAGAAGTGTGGAGCCATCCCCAAAATTGACTCTGCAGAGGTGTCTGTGGGAGAGGGAACAGTGGCTGCTGGATACCAGAACTTTATCATCTGTGTGGAAATGTTTTTTGCGGCTATTGCTTTACGCTATGCTTTTACTTACAAGGTTTACTTAGACAAGCGTCTGGATGCCCAGG CTGTTCCAACCTATGGCCCATATG GCCGCTGTGCCCCAATGAAGAGCATCTCGAGCAGCTTGAAAGAGACCATGAATCCCCATGACATTGTCCAAGATGCCATCCACAACTTCTCTCCAGCATACCAGCAGTACACCCAGCAATCTACTCTAGAACAAGGCACGAGCTGGCGCAATGGACAGATAATTTCTAGATCACAGAGTGTATCAGGAGCTCGGGACACAGAGAAGACTTTGCTTCTGAGTTCTGACGATGAGTTCTGA
- the tmem184b.S gene encoding transmembrane protein 184B isoform X2: protein MAVSNLGELSQQEASMDSRDPSATITGTVTTSGPNFSKALEEQPFTLEQPTFLMTTTAQAISGFFVWTALLITCHQIYMHLRSYSCPNEQRHIVRILFIVPIYAFDSWLSLLFFTNDQYYVYFDTVRDCYEAFVIYNFLSLCYEYLGGESNIMTEIRGKPIESSCMYGTCCLWGKTYSIGFLRFCKQATLQFCVVKPLMAAITVILQAFGKYRDGDFNVASGYLYVTIIYNISVSLALYALFLFYFATRELLNPYSPVLKFFMVKSVIFLSFWQGMLLAIMEKCGAIPKIDSAEVSVGEGTVAAGYQNFIICVEMFFAAIALRYAFTYKVYLDKRLDAQGRCAPMKSISSSLKETMNPHDIVQDAIHNFSPAYQQYTQQSTLEQGTSWRNGQIISRSQSVSGARDTEKTLLLSSDDEF, encoded by the exons ATGGCAGTGTCCAACTTGGGTGAACTATCACAACAGGAGGCAAGCATGGACTCCAGGGATCCATCTGCCACCATTACTGGCACAGTAACTACTTCCGGTCCAAACTTCTCAAAAGCCCTGGAGGAACAACCTTTCACCTTAGAACAACCCACGTTCCTTATGACAACTACTGCTCAAGCCATCTCAGGTTTCTTTGTCTGGACTGCCCTGCTTATCACCTGCCACCAG ATCTATATGCACCTGCGCTCTTACAGTTGTCCCAATGAACAGCGCCACATTGTGCGGATCCTCTTCATTGTCCCAATATATGCCTTTGACTCTTGGCTTAGCCTCCTCTTCTTCACTAATGATCAATACTATGTTTACTTTGACACAGTAAGGGATTGCTATGAAG CATTTGTCATCTACAACTTCCTGAGCCTTTGTTATGAATACCTTGGGGGTGAAAGCAACATCATGACAGAGATCCGCGGGAAGCCTATTGA gTCCAGCTGTATGTATGGTACGTGCTGCCTCTGGGGAAAGACTTATTCTATTGGCTTCCTGCGTTTCTGTAAACAG GCTACTCTGCAGTTCTGTGTAGTGAAACCACTAATGGCAGCTATAACCGTGATTCTGCAGGCCTTTGGGAAGTACAGGGATGGCGATTTTAA TGTGGCAAGTGGTTACCTCTATGTGACCATTATCTACAACATCTCCGTCAGTTTGGCACTCTATGCTCTCTTTCTCTTCTACTTCGCCACAAGGGAGCTGCTCAACCCATACAGCCCAGTTCTCAAGTTTTTTATGGTGAAATCCGTCATCTTTCTGTCCTTCTGGCAAG GAATGCTACTAGCCATAATGGAGAAGTGTGGAGCCATCCCCAAAATTGACTCTGCAGAGGTGTCTGTGGGAGAGGGAACAGTGGCTGCTGGATACCAGAACTTTATCATCTGTGTGGAAATGTTTTTTGCGGCTATTGCTTTACGCTATGCTTTTACTTACAAGGTTTACTTAGACAAGCGTCTGGATGCCCAGG GCCGCTGTGCCCCAATGAAGAGCATCTCGAGCAGCTTGAAAGAGACCATGAATCCCCATGACATTGTCCAAGATGCCATCCACAACTTCTCTCCAGCATACCAGCAGTACACCCAGCAATCTACTCTAGAACAAGGCACGAGCTGGCGCAATGGACAGATAATTTCTAGATCACAGAGTGTATCAGGAGCTCGGGACACAGAGAAGACTTTGCTTCTGAGTTCTGACGATGAGTTCTGA